Proteins encoded in a region of the Streptomyces sp. NBC_01460 genome:
- the mobF gene encoding MobF family relaxase, with product MAWVTAIRDDEQVEYRLREQAGCSVVAVENVVQEVADPALEYRLREETDSLLVWMGSGLAAVGLTAGAVLDEEGKQAARQLMSGCHPETGARLIRTQTSARAHPAAKLTTARLVEAIEAAAEERGVAAASLLEGKPKQARVFAQQQRMVHRFGDRHRMQVGTLHKLARAAGLSLDDVYGERELAEAREHAGRRVDDRVRGWDLMLDVPKSDSVLPGLMGEGDEREYRDLVHLATRETIREVERWVGYAVGSEDGRPVRLAAGGLLAWSVEHQSARPMGDGTPGDPHLHLHVTIANMGLCEDGEWRSIGNSGQDLHRHAAAADAFFKARIRALTHARFGVRRQQSERTGAWEVEGIPEPVRDLFSRRHGRIVDLAGDKAGRQERDRAAAETLRGKHRGDASAMRESWRRRAEEAGVDVDAMVAAAAPGPPGPDSGPTVDGSTGPRIPPPADLAAVVFNPETGLTAGAKTFSRAQLLAAVGNALQHGLDDGVGRLDELADEVLDVAGHAVRVPDYGSAVMTSTARYTTQDILDAEAYVRDQALTRHGEGHIALTGGQSAAAIDVFQVAVGFELSDEQNAAVTRLLTCGHGIDTVVGVAGSGKSTLMEACRIGWDATGTTYAGACLSAVAAQNLTQASGIPARTVAAWLQQIRTGTGLTGVEVLVIDEATMVDDRSAQVLMREAARTGTQIIGIGDPLQLQAIAAGGWFRDVHRLVGGLTLHENRRQEDAAERHVLEVWRTGDHDQALRLLADQGRIHPTESADEARSQILITWDELRRDRWPDTHDLVDELVVLAARNADVDALNAGAQQIRRASGELGTEHTYALSGGGRLTLAEGDAVRVRVNDYRSSRGEGPDLLNEYRAVVSEIADDGRIEITWRTQARGEGDAFVSAWLTPDQVASGALSLGYAMTIAAWQGMTCDTSLMYGHGANAFAAYPGLTRGKKANHLWLPLAVIESEDTRARLGDARTEKERLERAVDAYARFLGQSQPDAMVSDLLHGPPAPAVVPSPTRTHAVRASAARARSTTVHDQRQGEAQPQKREYRLTDEQKQRLADMQEERELAGVRAWNRRQYGDRTDQELTKLIATGPVDARREDKAAAEAEATERALQQQIAADRARGETRGRREVAPIYPLLDLADEQLAIARTEQARETAMAVHAAKADEHLRVLAAAEGKGRIALRMAGTSRKEHRQLTQEATEQRAAGWREAADARVAASRAAEAAWGIVRSSPYSDVLGATERQAPDVDTLEARLTDMREARIPARVQQIDTGDEKRVSRAHGQAAKARENAALYRAVAVDARTEKALRARISEHHPVLHESENRARTEVRQAQEIRSARIEAQRAPSYRPPALGRSGPSRGRR from the coding sequence GTGGCCTGGGTGACAGCGATCCGTGACGACGAGCAGGTCGAGTACCGGCTCCGGGAGCAGGCAGGGTGCTCGGTCGTGGCGGTCGAGAACGTGGTCCAGGAGGTGGCCGACCCGGCGCTGGAGTACCGGCTGCGGGAGGAGACGGACTCCCTGCTTGTGTGGATGGGCAGCGGCCTCGCGGCGGTCGGGCTGACCGCCGGCGCGGTGCTGGACGAGGAGGGCAAGCAGGCCGCCCGGCAGCTCATGAGCGGCTGCCATCCGGAGACCGGCGCCCGGCTGATCCGTACGCAGACGTCGGCCCGCGCGCACCCGGCAGCGAAGCTCACGACGGCCAGGCTGGTGGAGGCGATCGAGGCCGCCGCCGAGGAGCGCGGGGTGGCGGCCGCGAGTCTGCTGGAGGGCAAGCCGAAGCAGGCCCGGGTGTTCGCGCAGCAGCAGCGGATGGTCCACCGGTTCGGTGACCGGCACCGGATGCAGGTGGGCACCCTGCACAAACTGGCCCGTGCCGCCGGCCTCTCGCTGGACGACGTCTACGGGGAGAGGGAGCTGGCCGAGGCGCGGGAGCACGCGGGCCGGCGGGTGGACGACCGGGTTCGCGGCTGGGACCTCATGCTCGACGTCCCCAAGAGCGACAGCGTCCTGCCGGGGCTGATGGGCGAGGGGGACGAGCGGGAGTACCGCGACCTGGTGCACCTGGCGACGCGCGAGACGATCCGTGAGGTGGAGCGCTGGGTCGGGTACGCGGTCGGCTCGGAGGACGGGCGGCCGGTCCGGCTCGCGGCTGGCGGGCTGCTGGCGTGGTCGGTGGAGCACCAGTCGGCGCGTCCGATGGGCGACGGGACGCCCGGCGACCCGCACCTCCACCTCCACGTGACGATCGCCAACATGGGCCTGTGCGAGGACGGTGAGTGGCGCTCGATCGGCAACTCCGGCCAGGACCTGCACCGGCACGCGGCAGCAGCCGACGCGTTCTTCAAGGCCAGGATCCGCGCCCTCACCCACGCTCGGTTCGGCGTGCGACGGCAGCAGTCCGAGCGCACCGGCGCCTGGGAAGTCGAGGGGATCCCCGAGCCGGTTCGGGACCTGTTCTCCCGCCGCCACGGACGGATCGTGGACCTTGCCGGGGACAAGGCGGGGCGCCAGGAGCGCGACCGTGCCGCCGCCGAGACTCTGCGCGGCAAGCACCGCGGTGACGCGTCGGCGATGCGGGAGAGCTGGCGCCGGCGTGCCGAGGAGGCCGGGGTCGACGTCGACGCGATGGTCGCGGCAGCGGCCCCAGGACCGCCCGGACCGGACAGCGGCCCCACCGTCGACGGCTCCACCGGACCGCGGATCCCGCCGCCTGCCGACCTTGCCGCCGTCGTGTTCAACCCGGAGACCGGCCTCACCGCCGGCGCGAAGACTTTCTCGCGCGCGCAGCTGCTCGCCGCGGTCGGCAACGCGCTGCAGCACGGCCTGGACGACGGGGTCGGGCGCCTCGACGAGCTCGCCGACGAAGTCCTTGACGTGGCCGGGCACGCGGTGCGCGTGCCGGACTACGGATCCGCCGTAATGACGTCGACCGCCCGCTACACGACGCAGGACATCCTGGATGCGGAGGCGTACGTACGGGACCAGGCGCTCACCCGCCACGGCGAAGGCCACATTGCTCTGACGGGTGGCCAGTCGGCCGCCGCCATCGACGTGTTCCAGGTCGCGGTCGGCTTCGAGCTGTCCGACGAGCAGAACGCGGCCGTGACGCGGCTGCTGACCTGCGGGCACGGCATTGACACCGTCGTCGGCGTTGCCGGGTCAGGCAAGTCGACGCTGATGGAGGCATGCCGGATCGGATGGGACGCCACCGGCACCACCTACGCCGGGGCGTGCCTGAGCGCCGTGGCCGCCCAGAACCTCACCCAGGCGTCCGGGATCCCCGCCCGCACGGTCGCGGCCTGGCTCCAGCAGATCCGCACTGGCACCGGTCTCACCGGAGTGGAGGTCCTGGTCATCGACGAGGCCACGATGGTGGACGACCGATCCGCTCAGGTCCTCATGCGCGAGGCGGCCCGCACCGGCACGCAGATCATCGGCATTGGCGACCCTCTGCAGCTCCAGGCCATCGCGGCGGGTGGATGGTTCCGCGACGTCCACCGGCTCGTCGGCGGGCTCACCCTGCACGAGAACCGCCGCCAGGAGGATGCCGCCGAACGGCACGTGCTGGAGGTCTGGCGCACCGGCGACCACGACCAGGCGCTGCGTCTGCTCGCCGACCAGGGACGGATCCATCCGACCGAGTCCGCGGATGAGGCCCGCTCGCAGATCCTCATCACGTGGGACGAGCTCCGGCGTGACCGTTGGCCTGACACGCACGACCTCGTTGACGAGCTGGTGGTGCTTGCCGCCCGCAACGCCGACGTCGACGCGCTCAACGCCGGTGCCCAGCAGATCCGCCGTGCCTCCGGCGAACTCGGCACCGAGCACACCTACGCTCTGTCCGGCGGGGGCCGACTCACCCTCGCTGAGGGCGACGCCGTACGGGTGCGAGTCAACGACTACCGCAGCAGTCGCGGGGAGGGGCCGGACCTGCTGAACGAGTACCGGGCCGTCGTCAGCGAGATCGCCGATGACGGGCGGATCGAGATCACGTGGCGCACCCAGGCCCGCGGTGAGGGCGACGCCTTCGTGTCCGCGTGGCTGACGCCCGACCAGGTCGCCTCAGGGGCCCTGTCCCTGGGGTACGCGATGACGATCGCCGCCTGGCAGGGCATGACGTGCGACACGAGCCTCATGTACGGACACGGCGCCAACGCATTCGCCGCGTACCCGGGGCTGACCAGGGGGAAGAAGGCGAATCACCTGTGGCTGCCGCTCGCGGTCATCGAGAGCGAAGACACCCGGGCCCGGCTCGGTGACGCCCGCACCGAGAAGGAACGCCTGGAGCGCGCCGTCGACGCGTACGCCCGGTTCCTGGGGCAGTCGCAGCCCGACGCGATGGTCTCCGACCTCCTCCACGGACCGCCGGCCCCGGCCGTCGTGCCGTCGCCGACCCGCACCCACGCCGTGAGGGCCAGCGCGGCACGCGCCCGGTCGACCACCGTCCACGACCAGCGCCAGGGCGAGGCCCAACCACAGAAGCGTGAGTATCGGCTGACGGACGAGCAGAAGCAGCGCCTGGCCGACATGCAGGAGGAGCGGGAGCTGGCCGGGGTCCGGGCCTGGAACCGCCGCCAGTACGGCGACCGGACCGACCAGGAGCTCACCAAGCTCATCGCAACCGGCCCAGTCGACGCCCGGCGCGAGGACAAGGCAGCGGCCGAAGCCGAGGCGACCGAGCGCGCCCTGCAACAGCAGATCGCCGCCGACCGAGCCCGTGGGGAGACCCGGGGCCGGCGGGAGGTCGCGCCCATCTACCCGCTGCTCGATCTCGCCGACGAGCAGCTGGCCATCGCGCGCACCGAGCAGGCCCGCGAGACCGCGATGGCCGTGCACGCGGCGAAGGCGGACGAGCACCTCCGCGTCCTGGCGGCGGCCGAAGGCAAGGGACGGATCGCGCTGCGGATGGCGGGCACCTCACGTAAGGAACACCGCCAGCTCACCCAGGAGGCCACCGAGCAGCGTGCCGCCGGGTGGAGGGAGGCGGCCGACGCCCGGGTCGCGGCCTCCCGAGCAGCCGAGGCCGCGTGGGGGATTGTGCGCAGCAGCCCGTACTCCGACGTGCTCGGTGCCACCGAGCGCCAGGCCCCGGACGTCGACACCCTCGAGGCCCGGCTCACCGATATGCGGGAGGCACGGATCCCCGCCCGAGTCCAGCAGATTGACACCGGCGACGAGAAGCGTGTCTCCCGCGCCCACGGCCAGGCTGCCAAGGCCAGGGAGAACGCGGCCCTGTACCGGGCCGTCGCTGTCGACGCGCGCACCGAGAAGGCTCTGCGTGCCCGGATCTCTGAGCACCATCCGGTGCTTCACGAGTCAGAGAACCGAGCGCGTACAGAGGTCCGGCAGGCGCAGGAGATCCGCAGCGCTCGTATCGAGGCTCAGCGGGCGCCCAGTTACCGGCCTCCCGCTCTGGGCCGGTCAGGACCTTCCCGGGGCCGCCGGTGA
- a CDS encoding DUF6420 family protein: MLDHLQGIAHAVPDPAHVHGVTVGALSRTAWRNRVLSDAFGCSAQCGEEKDTAFRRLALAVEGYCVHAGCRHRPAFYGLDLLESMDPTRYRGADAVVGNP; encoded by the coding sequence TTGCTCGACCACCTTCAGGGAATAGCGCATGCCGTTCCTGACCCAGCTCATGTCCATGGCGTCACTGTAGGGGCGCTCTCCCGCACCGCGTGGCGGAACCGGGTGCTCTCTGATGCCTTCGGCTGTTCCGCCCAGTGCGGTGAGGAGAAGGATACTGCGTTCCGGCGGCTCGCGCTGGCCGTCGAGGGCTACTGCGTCCACGCCGGTTGCCGTCACCGTCCCGCGTTTTACGGGTTGGACCTGTTGGAGTCAATGGACCCAACCCGCTACCGGGGTGCCGATGCCGTGGTGGGCAACCCGTAG
- a CDS encoding DUF6420 family protein, with translation MKLPLIHPYAPVKAGRYVTPGGGRLTIGKADENAVHLRITLDHLGCRAQCVEEKDAAFRRLALAVEGYCVHAGCRHHAAFTDGVFRHFELLNGTVSLVAFVRAVLAIELGDVIPAGRIVKESEARFGPVPRPEGSDEEGQEEVT, from the coding sequence GTGAAGCTGCCGCTGATTCACCCGTACGCCCCGGTGAAGGCCGGGCGGTACGTCACGCCTGGCGGCGGGCGGCTGACCATCGGGAAGGCGGATGAGAACGCCGTCCATCTGCGGATCACGCTGGATCACCTCGGCTGTCGCGCCCAGTGCGTTGAGGAGAAGGATGCTGCGTTCCGGCGGCTCGCGCTGGCCGTCGAGGGCTACTGCGTCCACGCCGGTTGCCGTCACCATGCCGCGTTTACGGACGGGGTGTTCCGCCACTTCGAATTGCTCAACGGCACCGTCTCGCTCGTCGCGTTCGTACGCGCCGTGCTTGCGATCGAGCTGGGAGACGTTATCCCTGCCGGCCGGATCGTCAAGGAGTCCGAAGCGCGGTTCGGGCCCGTCCCCCGCCCGGAGGGCTCGGACGAGGAAGGGCAGGAAGAGGTCACTTAG